The following are encoded in a window of Oncorhynchus masou masou isolate Uvic2021 chromosome 17, UVic_Omas_1.1, whole genome shotgun sequence genomic DNA:
- the LOC135558779 gene encoding proteasome subunit alpha type-7 — translation MAARYDRAITVFSPDGHLFQVEYAQEAVKKGSTAVGIRGKDIVVLGVEKKSVAKLQEERTVRKICALDEHVCMAFAGLTADARIVINRARVECQSHRLTVEDPVTVEYITRHIATLKQRYTQSNGRRPFGISALIVGFDYDGTPRLYQTDPSGTYHAWKANAIGRSAKTVREFLEKNYTDEAIATDNEAIKLAIKALLEVVQSGGKNIDLAVIRRNQPLKLLESKEIETLVAEIEKEKEDEAEKKKQKKST, via the exons ATGGCAGCAAGATATGACAGGGCGATCACTGTGTTTTCTCCCGACGGTCACCTTTTTCAGGTGGAATATGCACAAGAGGCTGTGAAGAAAGGCTCCACTGCT GTGGGCATCAGGGGCAAAGACATTGTTGTCCTTGGAGTTGAGAAGAAGTCTGTCGCCAAACTACAGGAGGAAAGAACAGTCCGCAAGATCTGCGCCCTAGACGAACATGTTTGCATGGCATTCGCAG GTCTGACAGCAGATGCCCGCATTGTGATCAACAGAGCTCGGGTGGAGTGCCAGAGTCACAGGCTCACAGTGGAGGACCCAGTCACCGTTGAGTACATCACACGGCACATTGCCACCCTGAAACAG CGTTACACTCAGAGTAATGGACGAAGACCGTTTGGCATCTCGGCGTTGATCGTGGGTTTTGACTACGATGGGACCCCCAGGCTTTATCAGACTGACCCCTCAGGAACATACCATGCATGGAAG GCAAATGCAATTGGTCGCAGTGCTAAGACAGTGAGGGAATTCCTGGAGAAGAACTACACAGATGAAGCCATCGCCACTGACAACGAGGCGATTAAGCTGGCAATCAAAGCCTTGCTTGAG GTGGTTCAGTCTGGTGGGAAGAACATTGATCTCGCTGTGATCAGAAGAAACCAGCCACTGAAG TTATTGGAGTCCAAAGAAATTGAGACCCTGGTGGCTGAGatcgagaaagagaaagaagatgAGGCAGAGAAGAAAAAACAGAAGAAATCTACTTGA